In Trichlorobacter lovleyi, the DNA window CATGGTGGCAATGGGACGCTTTATCAAAGAGGCGTTGGGGCCGCAGGCCAGGGTGGTCTATCTCAGTACCTGCATTGCGGCAAAGTTTGAAATTCAGTCCCCTGAGGTGGCCAGTCTGGTGGATGTGGTGCTGACCTACAGTGAGATCGAGCTTTTTTTCCGTCGTCGCGGCATCACGCCGGCAAATCTGTCAGAGGCGGCCTTTGATGGCATTGATCCGCAGCAGGGGCGGATGTTTACCCTCTCCGGCGGACCGTTGCGGGCACTGGACATCGCCACTGATTTTCTTGATACGGAGACCGTTGCTGCTGAGGGGGAAAGCCACACCCTGGAGATTGTCCGGGATCTGGCGGCCGGCCGGATCAGCCCGCGCTATGTTGACCTGCGTTTCTGTGATGGCGGCTGTGTTGACGGACCCGGAAAAAATCGTGATCTGACAAACCTTTTCAAGCGCAATCTGATTATCCGCTATAACAGCAGCAATATCCCCTACCGTACCGCTGCCCATTACCGCTCGGCGGTCTCACCTGCCCAGCTTTCCCAGAGCTTTCAGGATAAATCGATCAAACTGCCTGCGCCGAAAAGTGACGATGTGCGCAGAATACTGCATGCCACCGCAAAATTCAGCCAGGGAGACGAGTTGAACTGCCGGGCCTGCGGCTATGCCACCTGTCGGGAACATGCGGTTGCCGTGTTCCAGGGGCTGGCCGATATCGGCATGTGCCTGCCCTATAACCTGCGCAAGATGGAGGAAGACCGCGGCCTTCTGATGCAGAAGTATGAACTGATGTCGCGTGAGCTGGACAAGCAGCTGGGTGAGGATATGATCATTGGTGATGATCGGGAAAATGCCGCTGTTGTTGATCTGATCCGGCAGGTCGGGCCGACCCCCACAACGGTCTTGATCCGTGGTGAAACCGGTACCGGCAAGGAGCTGACGGCACGGGCCATTCACCGCCTGAGTACACGGGCCGATAAGCCGCTGGTTACGGTCAACTGTACGACGCTGGCGGATTCCCTGCTGGAAAGTGAACTGTTCGGCCATAAGAAGGGGGCGTTTACCGGTGCCATTGCTGATCGCAAAGGTCTGTTTGAGGCAGCGGATGGCGGCACCATTTTCCTGGATGAGATCGGTGACATTACCCCCAAGCTGCAGGCCGAGCTGTTGCGCCTGCTGGATCAGGGCGAGGTGCGGCCGGTGGGGGGGACTGCCGTCAAAAGGGTGAATGTGCGTCTGATTGCAGCCACCAATAAGGACCTGGAGCAAGGGGTCCGGGACGGATGGTTCCGGGAGGATCTCTACTACCGCCTGAATGTCTTTTCTATTGACCTGCCACCGTTGCGGGAGCGTCCGGAGTCGATCCCGATCCTGTCCCGCCACTTCCTTGAGAAGGCGCGCAAAAAACTGAATAAACGCCTGACCGGGATTGAAGAGCGGGCAGTAACCGCTATGCGGAATTACCGCTGGCCCGGTAA includes these proteins:
- a CDS encoding sigma 54-interacting transcriptional regulator, with product MQPIITYKERCRTCYSCVRTCPVKAIKVDEGYAEIIYERCIGCGNCLNCPQKAKVVVDRMVKTQELLASGDPVVAVLGCSFPAFFHSYTPGQLVAGLKSLGFHEVHEGAYGARMIAPHYAQEIAGTDRPLISTHCPAVVDLIERHYPKLLPNLMPVVSPMVAMGRFIKEALGPQARVVYLSTCIAAKFEIQSPEVASLVDVVLTYSEIELFFRRRGITPANLSEAAFDGIDPQQGRMFTLSGGPLRALDIATDFLDTETVAAEGESHTLEIVRDLAAGRISPRYVDLRFCDGGCVDGPGKNRDLTNLFKRNLIIRYNSSNIPYRTAAHYRSAVSPAQLSQSFQDKSIKLPAPKSDDVRRILHATAKFSQGDELNCRACGYATCREHAVAVFQGLADIGMCLPYNLRKMEEDRGLLMQKYELMSRELDKQLGEDMIIGDDRENAAVVDLIRQVGPTPTTVLIRGETGTGKELTARAIHRLSTRADKPLVTVNCTTLADSLLESELFGHKKGAFTGAIADRKGLFEAADGGTIFLDEIGDITPKLQAELLRLLDQGEVRPVGGTAVKRVNVRLIAATNKDLEQGVRDGWFREDLYYRLNVFSIDLPPLRERPESIPILSRHFLEKARKKLNKRLTGIEERAVTAMRNYRWPGNIREMQNIIERAAVLSQDGVVRLENLPSIFREIFEERAGVLPGVRRTSFKAERETHVVRLERNLILRYLEEAGGNVSKAARLADVPRRTFYRLLEKNGIAVQRKLERGLEVV